The sequence GAACTGATTGCGCAATTTGACATTTCGCGATTCTCCAAAAGTCCGGCGGTCTTTGACACGGACAAGCTGAACTGGATGAGCAACCAATATATCCGGAAAGCCGACGTGGAACGGATTGCCGCGCTAACGCTGCCGCATTTGCGCAAAGCGGGCTATATCGGAGAAACGATTACTGCCCATGAGCGCGAGCGGATCAAGGATATTGTCGGCTTGTACCAGGAACAGCTGAACTGCGCGGCGGATATTGTGCAGGCGGCGCGAACCTTTTTCGTGGAAAATCCCGAAATGGAAGCGGAAGCGAAGGCCGTGCTGGCCGAAGAACATGCGCCGGCGGTAGTGGAAAGTTTTCTGAAACAAGTGGAAACCGCGGCGAGTTTGGATGCGGAGCAGGTAAAAGGATTGTTGAAAAACGTGCAACGGGAGACCGGCTACAAGGGCAAGCAATTGTTTATGTCCGTGCGCGCGGCGGTTACCGGACAAACGCACGGGCGCGATTTGAACGAAACGATCCGCTTGCTCGGCAAAGAGCGCGTCATGCGCAGATTGCAAGCTGCGCTGCAAGGCGGCTGACAGGTTGATTCGCGATATTGTCAGGATACGGCGAATTCGTTATACTAATAGTGAAATTGATGAAAAGCAATGACCAGGAAAGTACGGTAAGTACGGGTTTTGCAGAGAGGGCAACCGCATGTGGACAACCTGCGGCTGGAAGTTGCCCATTCCCGCTTACTCGGAAATGCGCCTGCGAGCTGTGCGGCCGACTTATCGCCATATTTGGGCGGGGCAGGCTGCAACGAACGGGCTCGCGTTAAGAGCCGGCAAAGCGAGGTTTGCGTCCGGTTTTAACGGCAAATGTAACGGCAAACCTAAGCAGAGTGGAACCGCGTTGAAAACACGTCTCTGCAGCAAGAAGCTGCGGAGGCGTTTTCTTTTGATTCGCGATGGGGGAGCGGAGGCGGCACGATGTTTAAATGGATACGTGTAATGAAATCGGATATCGAGGCGGTATTCGCCAACGACCCGGCGGCGCGCACGGTGTTTGAAGTGTTGTTCACCTATGCGGGGCTGCATGCGGTATGGAGCCATCGGATCGCCCACTGGTTTTACCGCAAACGGCTGTTTTTGATCGCCCGGATCATCTCGCAAACGGCCAGATTTTTCACGGGGATCGAAATTCACCCGGGCGCCAAAATCGGCAACAGGCTGTTTATTGACCACGGGATGGGCGTCGTAATCGGGGAAACATGCGAAATCGGCGACGATGTCGTCATCTATCAAGGCGCCACTTTGGGCGGTACCGGAAAAGAAAAAGGCAAACGTCATCCGACCATCGGCAATCGCGTCGTCATTGGCTCCGGGGCGAAACTGCTAGGCTCGTATAAAGTCGGAGACAATTCTTTTATCGGGGCGAATGCGGTCGTGTTGCGGGAAGTGCCGCCGAATTCCACCGTGGTCGGCATCCCGGGGAAAACGGTAAGCCGCAACGGCATGCGGGTGGATCGGCTGGAGCACGGACAACTGCCGGATCCCGTAACCGATATTTGCCGGCAACTGCAGGAACAGATCGACGAATTGCGGGCGGAATTGGAAAAGCTGAAAAACGGAGGTTCATCTGCGCATGACGCTTAGTATTTACAACACGCTTACGCGTAAGAAAGAAAAATTTGTCCCGCTTGAACCGGGCAAGGTGAAAATGTACGTTTGCGGGCCGACCGTGTACAACTACATGCATATCGGCAATGCGCGCCCGTTGATCGTATTCGACGTCGTGCGGAAATATTTGCAGGCGATCGGGTATGATGTCCATTTCGTTGTCAATTTTACCGATGTCGACGACAAGTTGATCCGCAAAGCGGAGGAGACGGGCTTA comes from Bacilli bacterium and encodes:
- the epsC gene encoding serine O-acetyltransferase EpsC, which produces MFKWIRVMKSDIEAVFANDPAARTVFEVLFTYAGLHAVWSHRIAHWFYRKRLFLIARIISQTARFFTGIEIHPGAKIGNRLFIDHGMGVVIGETCEIGDDVVIYQGATLGGTGKEKGKRHPTIGNRVVIGSGAKLLGSYKVGDNSFIGANAVVLREVPPNSTVVGIPGKTVSRNGMRVDRLEHGQLPDPVTDICRQLQEQIDELRAELEKLKNGGSSAHDA